A portion of the Vibrio coralliirubri genome contains these proteins:
- a CDS encoding DUF2947 domain-containing protein, with protein MSYTTLDEYQRKWIFTHQSMPLPAEDLEKIKPMTQARASQFWKENVSPQSPDAERLSSQDWPSKASNWNEEISWMAHWEADEPEMPEEILNFIDWQDDVTVYFCYEKYNVLETKWAIFKKHWKNFLFYDDGPILIGRRRSEALWFATNGKVKIGNRA; from the coding sequence ATGTCATACACAACTTTGGACGAATACCAAAGAAAATGGATTTTCACACACCAGTCAATGCCGCTGCCGGCAGAGGACTTGGAAAAGATTAAGCCAATGACACAGGCGAGAGCATCTCAGTTCTGGAAAGAGAACGTGAGCCCTCAAAGCCCAGACGCAGAACGACTAAGCTCGCAAGACTGGCCAAGTAAAGCATCGAACTGGAATGAAGAGATCAGCTGGATGGCGCATTGGGAAGCGGATGAGCCTGAAATGCCAGAAGAGATTCTTAACTTTATCGATTGGCAAGATGACGTAACTGTTTATTTCTGTTACGAAAAGTACAATGTTCTTGAAACTAAATGGGCGATTTTCAAGAAGCATTGGAAGAACTTTTTGTTCTACGATGATGGCCCGATTTTAATCGGTCGCCGTCGTTCAGAAGCCCTTTGGTTTGCTACCAATGGCAAGGTGAAAATCGGTAACCGTGCTTAA
- the rimJ gene encoding ribosomal protein S5-alanine N-acetyltransferase, translated as MEDLSTPERIYKHDGNLILRTAEIDDAGMISEYFQVNREYLKPWEPIREDAFFDRASWAQRLIKLNELHKMGLGYYCLLINADSNEMLGTISFSNLSRFPFYACNVGYSLAQSAQGHGYMRRGLSMAKDYMFDVQNMHRLMAGYMPHNERSAGVLEHLGFVREGFAKDYLQINGKWEDHILTALVNPNWEDRRAV; from the coding sequence ATGGAAGATTTGAGTACACCAGAGCGCATTTATAAGCATGATGGTAATCTGATTCTACGCACGGCTGAAATCGATGACGCTGGCATGATCAGCGAGTACTTTCAGGTTAACAGAGAGTACCTGAAACCTTGGGAACCGATTCGCGAAGACGCGTTCTTTGATAGAGCGAGTTGGGCGCAGCGACTGATCAAGTTAAATGAGCTTCATAAAATGGGGCTAGGCTATTACTGTCTACTGATTAACGCTGACTCTAATGAAATGTTAGGCACCATATCGTTCAGTAATTTGTCGCGTTTCCCGTTCTACGCTTGTAATGTCGGTTACTCATTAGCGCAAAGTGCACAGGGCCACGGTTACATGCGCAGAGGCTTGAGCATGGCTAAAGACTATATGTTTGATGTGCAGAACATGCACCGCTTAATGGCGGGCTACATGCCTCACAACGAACGCAGTGCTGGTGTATTAGAACATCTTGGTTTTGTACGAGAAGGTTTTGCTAAAGACTACCTACAGATTAACGGTAAATGGGAAGACCATATACTGACGGCATTAGTTAACCCAAACTGGGAAGATAGGCGCGCTGTATAG
- the tyrR gene encoding transcriptional regulator TyrR gives MRLEVLCEDRLGLTRELLDILASKSIDLRGIEIDVKGIIYLNCPDIDFDAFSELMAEIRRISGVKDVRKIQFMPSERHNTELIALLANLPDPVIAIDLKGSIDMANHAALNLFNKQEDEVIGEPLATFVPSFNFARWIEGDVTRHREVVVLDGLDFSIEILPIYLGGDVNEAVLASAVMTIRSCNQEMNSPDSIPEQNNLGFEHFVGVSNRHKALISQAKKLAMLDQPLLIEGDTGTGKEMLAKACHNRSNRSSFPFLILSCASMPDDVAETELFGHAPGSFNHEQGHKGIFEQANGGTVFLDEIGEMSPHLQIKLLRFLQDGSFRRVGEEEEMHADVRIIASTRHRLSELADSGSFREDLFYRLNVLTLSIPALRERSNDVAPLLELFVAKYAQQLGMLKPKLTQELIDQLGNYQWPGNIRQLDNMVLRALTELDSDTLTVEQFHLPQLETMTAGMANLSLDGSLDEIMKDYESQILEKLYQSFPSSRKLAKRLNVSHTSIANKLRDYGIRKN, from the coding sequence GTGCGTCTTGAAGTATTGTGTGAAGACAGACTCGGCTTAACGCGTGAGTTGCTCGATATCTTGGCCTCAAAAAGCATTGATTTAAGAGGAATCGAAATTGATGTTAAAGGTATTATTTACCTAAACTGCCCTGATATCGATTTTGATGCTTTTAGTGAACTTATGGCTGAAATTCGCCGAATTTCAGGTGTGAAGGATGTACGTAAGATCCAATTTATGCCAAGCGAAAGGCATAACACAGAGCTGATTGCTCTGCTGGCAAACCTACCTGATCCCGTGATTGCGATTGACCTTAAAGGCTCAATCGATATGGCTAACCACGCTGCATTGAACCTCTTCAATAAACAAGAAGACGAAGTCATCGGTGAACCGCTCGCGACGTTTGTTCCTAGCTTTAACTTTGCTCGCTGGATCGAAGGCGATGTAACGCGTCATCGTGAAGTTGTCGTGTTGGATGGTTTAGATTTCTCTATTGAGATCCTGCCGATTTACCTTGGTGGTGATGTCAACGAAGCGGTACTGGCGAGCGCAGTAATGACGATTCGTTCTTGTAATCAAGAGATGAACTCGCCAGATTCAATCCCAGAACAGAACAACCTAGGTTTCGAACATTTTGTGGGTGTCTCTAATCGCCATAAAGCCTTGATCAGCCAAGCTAAGAAATTGGCTATGCTGGATCAGCCTCTATTAATTGAAGGCGATACAGGTACAGGTAAAGAGATGCTGGCGAAAGCGTGTCATAACCGTTCAAATCGATCGTCTTTCCCATTTTTGATTCTAAGCTGTGCATCGATGCCTGATGACGTAGCGGAAACGGAATTGTTTGGTCATGCGCCGGGTTCATTCAACCATGAACAAGGTCACAAAGGCATTTTCGAACAAGCGAATGGCGGTACCGTATTTTTAGATGAAATTGGCGAGATGAGCCCGCATCTACAAATCAAATTGCTGCGTTTCCTACAAGATGGTTCATTCCGTCGTGTTGGTGAAGAAGAAGAGATGCACGCTGATGTTCGTATTATTGCATCAACGCGCCACCGTCTTTCTGAATTAGCAGACTCGGGTTCGTTCCGTGAAGATTTGTTTTACCGCTTGAATGTACTGACTCTGTCTATTCCAGCATTGCGTGAACGCTCAAACGACGTAGCGCCACTGTTGGAATTGTTCGTTGCAAAGTACGCGCAGCAATTAGGTATGTTAAAACCAAAATTGACTCAAGAGTTAATCGACCAGCTTGGTAATTACCAATGGCCGGGCAATATTCGTCAGTTAGACAACATGGTTCTACGCGCACTAACAGAGTTGGATTCAGACACACTAACGGTTGAGCAATTCCACTTGCCACAGCTTGAAACAATGACGGCAGGAATGGCGAACTTAAGCCTAGATGGCTCGCTCGATGAAATCATGAAAGACTATGAATCTCAGATTCTAGAGAAGCTTTATCAGTCTTTCCCATCAAGCCGTAAGCTAGCAAAACGTTTGAATGTATCTCATACCTCAATTGCGAATAAGCTTCGTGATTACGGTATCAGAAAGAACTGA
- a CDS encoding YcjF family protein — translation MSELKTKQVFNEPLKTSFDEQDKSEVGPDLGAQQLFTEQEKFVPVAPKVEAELDGEAEQQLEQVIRPSKKKKWFGTGLLVAFSGLVGWQAIDSVITAIQTADWLALGWAGFIAAIASLGLGAIGKELWKLRSLKDHFSVQEQSEELLQSQSVGKGKAFCENIAKQGGIIAESPSYDKWRNSINPAHSDAEVLDMYDALVVSQQDKVATQIVTKFSTESAALVAVSPLAAADMLLVAWRNFTMIDKLADVYGIELGYWSRIKLFKLVLINMAAAGASELAIDASMDLVSMDLAGKVSARAGQGLGVGILTARLGLKAMTLLRPMPWHNERKVKLADLRKAVLSEIKRITLK, via the coding sequence ATGAGTGAATTAAAAACAAAGCAGGTCTTTAATGAGCCGTTGAAGACCTCTTTTGATGAGCAAGACAAGAGCGAAGTTGGCCCGGATTTAGGCGCTCAACAACTGTTCACAGAACAAGAGAAATTTGTCCCTGTTGCACCGAAAGTGGAAGCCGAACTTGATGGCGAAGCTGAGCAGCAATTGGAACAAGTGATTCGACCGAGCAAAAAGAAGAAATGGTTTGGAACGGGTTTATTGGTCGCTTTCTCTGGCCTAGTTGGATGGCAGGCAATTGATTCGGTGATTACCGCGATTCAAACGGCTGACTGGCTTGCGTTAGGTTGGGCTGGCTTTATTGCTGCCATTGCTTCATTGGGTTTAGGCGCAATAGGCAAAGAGCTGTGGAAACTGCGCTCGCTTAAAGATCACTTTAGTGTGCAAGAGCAGAGTGAAGAACTACTCCAAAGCCAAAGTGTCGGTAAGGGCAAAGCGTTCTGTGAAAACATCGCCAAGCAAGGCGGCATTATCGCTGAGTCTCCTTCGTACGATAAGTGGCGAAACAGCATTAATCCAGCGCACAGTGATGCAGAAGTGTTGGATATGTACGATGCGTTAGTCGTGAGTCAACAAGACAAAGTAGCGACTCAAATCGTCACTAAGTTCTCGACCGAATCGGCGGCTTTGGTTGCGGTGAGTCCATTGGCCGCAGCAGATATGTTGCTGGTGGCGTGGCGAAATTTCACCATGATAGACAAGCTTGCAGATGTGTATGGCATTGAGCTTGGCTACTGGTCTCGTATTAAGCTATTTAAACTGGTGTTAATCAACATGGCAGCTGCGGGAGCCAGTGAGCTCGCAATTGATGCAAGTATGGATCTCGTCTCGATGGATCTTGCAGGCAAAGTCTCAGCTCGAGCAGGTCAGGGGCTAGGTGTCGGTATCCTTACCGCAAGACTTGGCTTAAAAGCCATGACATTGCTGCGTCCTATGCCTTGGCATAACGAACGAAAAGTAAAACTGGCAGATCTCCGCAAAGCCGTCCTTTCTGAAATAAAGCGTATCACTCTCAAATAA
- a CDS encoding YcjX family protein, translated as MKHLTQEMSDFISRGTDSHIRVAVTGLSRAGKTAFITSLVNQLLHTSTHKNLPLLASARDGRIIGAKRIPQHNMMIPRFSYDEAMESLNALPPEWPVPTRDVSEIRLAIKYKPAKGAKKLLSKNSTLYLDIVDYPGEWLLDLPLLDMDFDTWSQSQFAALKGDRETYSQQWNAMRGDIDLLAEADEKKLVAIADSYTQYLHTCKSNGLHWVQPGRFVLPGELEGAPVLQFFPCIAPEGKFSKTSNYAVLKARYEEYQQKVVKAFYKNHFATFDRQIVLVDCLQPLNAGYDSFMDMRGALEQLLKSFKYGRSNILRRLFAPKIDKILFAATKADHVTPDQHPNLVSLLQQMVHPAWQQAAFEHIDMSCMSIASIQATSAGYISSGSDNVPALQGVTLDNVPQTMYPGEVPRKLPNKQYWETNQFDFTSFRPMEQHSDEPCQHLRVDKVLEYLIGDKLK; from the coding sequence ATGAAACACCTAACTCAAGAAATGAGTGACTTTATAAGCAGAGGAACGGATTCTCATATTCGAGTAGCGGTCACGGGGCTTTCTCGTGCGGGTAAGACAGCATTCATAACTTCGCTGGTTAATCAGCTTCTTCATACGTCTACCCATAAAAATCTACCACTGCTTGCATCGGCGAGAGATGGAAGAATTATTGGCGCAAAGCGTATCCCGCAACACAACATGATGATTCCACGCTTCTCTTACGATGAAGCAATGGAGTCGTTGAATGCACTGCCACCAGAATGGCCAGTGCCAACGCGTGATGTCAGTGAGATTCGTCTAGCAATCAAATATAAGCCTGCGAAGGGCGCAAAGAAGCTACTGAGTAAAAACAGCACCCTTTATCTCGATATTGTCGATTATCCAGGAGAGTGGCTGCTTGATTTACCGTTACTGGATATGGACTTCGATACCTGGAGCCAATCTCAGTTTGCCGCATTGAAAGGCGACAGAGAAACTTACTCCCAACAGTGGAACGCAATGCGTGGTGATATCGATTTGCTAGCAGAAGCGGACGAAAAGAAACTGGTCGCGATTGCCGATAGCTACACCCAGTACCTTCATACTTGTAAAAGTAACGGACTGCATTGGGTACAGCCGGGTCGATTCGTATTACCCGGTGAGCTTGAAGGCGCGCCTGTGTTGCAATTCTTTCCGTGTATCGCGCCTGAAGGTAAGTTCTCCAAAACAAGTAACTATGCGGTACTGAAAGCGCGTTATGAAGAGTATCAACAGAAGGTCGTGAAAGCGTTCTACAAGAATCACTTCGCGACGTTCGACAGACAAATCGTGTTGGTGGATTGCTTACAACCACTTAATGCGGGCTATGACTCTTTCATGGATATGCGTGGCGCGTTAGAACAGTTACTTAAGAGCTTTAAGTACGGTCGAAGCAATATCTTAAGACGTTTATTCGCGCCGAAGATCGACAAGATCTTGTTTGCAGCCACCAAGGCTGACCACGTGACACCGGATCAACATCCGAACTTGGTGTCACTGTTACAACAGATGGTGCATCCGGCTTGGCAACAGGCGGCGTTTGAACACATAGACATGAGTTGTATGAGCATCGCGTCTATTCAAGCGACCAGCGCAGGTTATATCTCGTCTGGCTCAGACAATGTTCCGGCGTTGCAAGGTGTGACTTTGGATAATGTCCCTCAAACCATGTATCCGGGAGAGGTGCCGCGTAAGTTGCCCAACAAACAGTATTGGGAAACCAACCAGTTTGATTTCACGAGCTTTAGACCGATGGAGCAACATTCCGATGAACCTTGCCAACATCTAAGAGTCGACAAGGTTTTAGAGTATCTCATTGGCGACAAGTTGAAGTAA